The following proteins are encoded in a genomic region of Fervidobacterium pennivorans DSM 9078:
- the rfbB gene encoding dTDP-glucose 4,6-dehydratase, producing MKYLITGGAGFIGTNFIYYMLENHPEYEYVCLDKLTYAGNLANLQKAMEYKNFRFVKGDIADRKFVFDLFEQERFDVVVNFAAESHVDRSIETPDVFLVTNVLGTQVLLDASRKFGVKRFHQISTDEVYGDLPLDRPELKFKETDNLRPSSPYSASKASADLLTLAYYRTYGLPVTISRCSNNYGPYQFPEKLIPLMIINALNDKELPVYGTGQNVRDWIYVTDHCEAVDIILQKGKEGEIYNIGGNCEKKNIDVVRTILEKLGKPESLIKFVKDRPGHDLRYAMDTSKMKEEFGWEPKVSFEKGVEKTIEWYLNNEQWWKEIINGEYLEYYRRMYNDRLKQGYTLPKEAINEHEKIL from the coding sequence ATGAAATACCTTATCACCGGTGGTGCAGGTTTTATTGGAACAAACTTCATATATTACATGCTCGAAAACCATCCTGAATATGAATACGTTTGCTTGGATAAGCTAACGTATGCAGGTAACTTGGCAAATTTGCAGAAAGCAATGGAGTATAAAAATTTTCGATTTGTCAAAGGTGATATTGCTGACAGAAAGTTCGTTTTTGATTTATTTGAGCAAGAGAGATTTGATGTAGTAGTGAACTTTGCAGCAGAATCACATGTGGACAGGTCGATAGAAACTCCTGATGTGTTCCTTGTCACAAATGTACTCGGTACTCAAGTTTTACTCGATGCGTCCAGAAAATTTGGTGTTAAGAGGTTCCATCAAATTTCCACAGATGAAGTGTACGGTGATTTGCCACTTGATAGACCTGAATTGAAGTTCAAAGAGACAGATAACCTAAGGCCATCTTCGCCATATTCAGCATCAAAAGCATCAGCAGATTTGCTTACACTTGCTTATTACAGAACGTATGGACTACCTGTGACAATTTCAAGGTGTTCAAATAATTATGGACCGTATCAATTTCCTGAAAAGTTGATACCGCTGATGATAATCAATGCATTAAATGACAAAGAGCTTCCGGTATATGGGACAGGACAGAATGTAAGAGATTGGATATATGTGACAGACCACTGTGAGGCAGTGGATATAATCTTACAAAAGGGAAAGGAAGGGGAGATTTACAATATTGGAGGAAATTGTGAGAAGAAGAACATAGATGTTGTTAGGACGATACTCGAGAAGCTGGGAAAACCTGAGAGTTTGATAAAGTTTGTGAAAGATAGGCCTGGACATGACTTAAGGTATGCGATGGACACAAGTAAGATGAAGGAAGAATTTGGTTGGGAGCCCAAAGTGAGTTTTGAAAAGGGAGTTGAAAAAACCATAGAGTGGTATCTGAATAATGAACAATGGTGGAAAGAAATAATCAATGGGGAATACTTAGAGTATTACAGAAGAATGTATAACGATAGACTGAAACAAGGTTATACCCTTCCTAAGGAGGCCATAAATGAGCACGAGAAAATACTTTAA
- a CDS encoding acyltransferase, which yields MSIKTSFYTREELEEIGFSKIGENVLISRKASIYTPELIEIGDNVRIDDFCIISGKIRIGSYVHIAAGCYLFAGEYGIEMEDFSGLSSRVVIYAVTDDYTGKYLTNPTVPSEYRNVIGGKVRLGKHVIVGTGATILPGVTIGEGAAIGAMSLVTKDIQLWKIAVGIPAKEIKERDRSLLQLEEQLKSGGGK from the coding sequence ATGTCGATCAAAACTTCCTTTTACACAAGAGAGGAACTCGAAGAGATAGGATTCTCCAAGATAGGGGAAAATGTGTTAATAAGTCGGAAAGCCTCGATATACACGCCGGAGCTTATAGAAATAGGTGATAACGTAAGAATCGACGACTTCTGCATTATTTCAGGTAAGATAAGGATTGGTAGCTATGTACATATAGCAGCTGGTTGCTATCTTTTTGCGGGAGAATACGGGATAGAGATGGAAGATTTTTCTGGATTATCAAGTCGTGTGGTGATATATGCAGTGACTGATGACTATACAGGGAAATACCTTACAAATCCGACTGTTCCAAGTGAATACAGAAATGTGATCGGTGGGAAAGTGCGCTTGGGTAAACACGTTATTGTTGGAACAGGTGCAACAATATTACCAGGAGTAACAATAGGCGAAGGTGCAGCAATTGGTGCAATGAGTTTGGTTACTAAGGATATACAGCTTTGGAAGATAGCAGTAGGAATACCAGCAAAAGAGATTAAGGAAAGAGATAGGAGTCTTTTGCAACTTGAAGAGCAGCTGAAATCTGGTGGAGGGAAATGA